The DNA segment CCACCACACAACCCAGTCTCACATCCTGGTCCTCTTATTCCTTTGCTCCTTTCcgtggatgggggtgggtgggtggaggttaTGCTAGGTTGGGGCGTctaggactaaaggtatgcaTGTATTAGTCGCTATTTAGGGATCATTAAAGGGGACTCAAGTTTCACTTCAATTTTCCTTATGCCTCATACCTTCTGACTTTTCTCGGCCCACTGGTCACATAGCCACTCACCCGGAGGACCCCCGGAACCGCATCCGCTGTGCAGGATGAGAATTTCATGAGGATCCCTGCCTAGGCTTTGGGAAGGGCGGGGggttgtgtgtggggtgggggttggaggggtgTTGCAAGGGGCTATCGCGCAAGTGCGGTCCCGACCTCCGCGCAAACGGCGGGCCTCACCTGGGCTCCAGGAAGAGGCGCCCCAGTCCCGGCAGGCCTGATTCGGTTAGTGCCCACGTCCCTGCGCGCTCCGCCATCCAgttctccccctcctctgccgCTACGCCCGCTTACTGGTGGGTGGGCGCTTCTCTCCGCGACACTTTGCAGACGCTCCCCTGCGCTGGGCATGGGCGCCGCCACTGCCGTCGGTCCCGGGGCTGGAGTCGGTGCGCGGGTGGGTGAGAGCGGGGCCTCGGCCCCTTGTACCTTGAGCACCCAAGGGCGGGGAACGGTGCCCACGGTCCACACCCCCATACCGGTTGCCCATCCTGGGACCCTTCGCCACGGTTGCCCCCTCCCACTTGTGGGACAAAGGGCGGGGGCGCATCCCCACGCGTGACCTCCCACGCACTGCGCACGCGCCCAGCTCCCACTTCGGGGAGGGGCTTTACTCGCCCACGCGAGTGCGGGAGGAATGGGCGGGTGGGACAGGGGAACGCTTGCAGGATGGACCCCCTACCCCAAGAGTGGAAGTTAGGGGTGgttgtttctccatttatggcATTGGGTTCGGAGATGGGCCATGATGAAGGGCTTTCTTATTCAGGCCAAGTGTCCCTGTGGTGTTGACCCCACGAGGAACCAAAGAATTTAAGGGCTGAGCCCCTTCACAACCAAGATTCCTCTCGCTGAGCCCCCTCGCTCTGGGTACATACTTTGGAAGCCTCTGACTCTGTCCAGAAGTATGGGTCCTTTCCTCCCTCAGACTGGTGATCCTTCCTTACTCCAGAGGAACAGGTACTCCACCTCTCCAGGGACTGCCTACTTTTGGTGACCTGCTTCTGTCCAGTGCCCCCAAGGGCTCAGTTGCTGGGTCTGCAGGAAGCCTCCTCGATATGAATGACAGAAACAACCGTTGGCGGACAAGTGAGGCACCTGGGGACCCTTTCTTTCCCCATCCTTGGTCTGACTTTCCGGTTCCCTCTGTCCACGGGACAGCTATGGTCGGGGGTGGTCTATCAGGTTCAGGCCACTTCTGGGGTGACCTCTGCTGGCCTCTCTGCAGTGAAGGACGAAGAGACCTTTGAGATCTCCATTCCTTTTGAAGAGGCACCCCACTTAGACTCACAAATCTTATACAGTCTGAGTCCCTCTCGGAGAAATGTTGAGGGTGAGCTGAGAAAGGGCATGGAGGGACTGGAGTCAGGTGGGGTACCGCCTCATCCATCCTGGGGCATGACTGACTTCCGTCCCTGCTGTTCTTAGAGCCTCCAGAGGGCACCTCTCCCACTCTGGCCCTGATGAGCAGTGTTAAGGCCCAGCTGCACATGGCACTGGAGAGGAACTCGTGGTTGCAGAAGCGCATTGAGGacctggaggaggagagggacttCTTGCGCTGTCAGCTGGACAAATTCATTTCCTCTGCCCGGATGGATGCAGGTGGGGGCACACAGTCCCCCAGGACCTGCAGAATTCAACACCCAATTTTGGTGGGACCTGATGGGGACTTGGCATTTTATCATTCCACTAAGGCCCATGCCTATTTTAGGGCCTTCCCCAGccatttccttcttgatttcaaAGATTTCTCTCATTTCCTACCTTGTGATGAGACTGCCCCATAACTCATCAGCCTCAAGCACTCGGCATAACTGTCTCCCTGAGTCTATATTTACAGCCCAGGTTCCTCATCTCAGGGAAAATGTCCCTTTGTCAGTAGACCCATTGCAGTCTATTGGATTCCTCGGAGGGGCCCTGCCAGCACCCCAGGAGTTTTGAATGATGCAGTCATTATCCATTAGAGGTGCCCCGAAATAACAATCAGGGTCCTGTCTTCCCTCCACCCAGCTCTACATTATCGTGCCTCATGTTTCTCATTCTTCAAAGGCTGTGGGGTCTCGGTGCCTCTTGTCTCCTAAGCTTCGTCTCAGGGTTCTGGGCAGATCCCGTCCCCGGTCTTGCTCTCATCTGTGACTAGTACCAGCAAGGTGGTGTCACCTCTTCTGACAGGCAGGGTCCTATCTCATTAACCTGTGTTGACTGCCATCCCCAGCACATTCCCCACTCCAGGCTGCCCTTTCCCAAAGCTTTAGCCCTGGTTTCTTGGAGTACTTAACCTTTATTCAGGCCATAACCCTAACCTCTGTATCCAGCGGAGCTGCTGGCAGGCTTTCTTATTGCTAACAATGGCAAAAGCTCTAGTAAAGGGTCTAGATTACTGGGGACCTAGCACTGGGATGGGGACATGTATGCCCTCTCTTCCTTTACGGAGAGCTCTATCCTGGGTGATTCCCATCTTTCCCTGGTATGACTGGGCAGAGTCTTGATTTCAGTTCTCTGGAGTTCATCCTTCAGAAGATGCTGAGTCTGAGTTGGCTCCCTATCTAGGGGAAGGTAGTTAGCTTTTCCCGGTACCCAAATTGGACCCTGACTTCTGTAGGAGTCTGATTGATATCCAATCCTCCTACCCAGAGGCACTGTTTGCCTCTTGGAGTTTGACTCTTCACTCTGGAGCTCCCCAGGATACGTTCCCCCACAGAAGCTATGCCTAGTCACAGATCCTCATCAATTCCCTGGACCTATTTCAGTCAAGTTCAGAGCCTAGAAAAATGCTTGCACTATTCCCTGAATTCCAGCTGGCTCTGTGGCATTCAGTGTAGCTAATGTCTCTACTTGGGGACTTCACCCTGTCCTCATCCTGAGGACTTGGCCGCCATGTCCATTTTTTCCCCTTCGGGGCAGTGATAGGACATTTGTCACAGTTCATTTTTGTCTCTCTTCAGAGGACTACTGCCGGATGAAGCCTGGACCTCGGAGGGTTGATGGGGACAgcagggctggggttgggggagaagccTCAGAGCCCGAGTCGGCAGCCTCCTCCTTCAGCGGGGTATCTGAAGACGGAAGTGCCAGcgaaaggaagaggcagaagcagaagggaagTACTGGCCGGAGGCGATTCGGGAAGACCAAGGCTCGAGAGAGGCAGCGGGGTGAGTGGGTACATGTGATGGGTGTGTTGAGGGGTTGTCCACCCAGAATTGCAGTGTGAGCTCTACAGTGATGCCCTAACTCTCCATATACAAAACAATCAGACTCAACTTCATCTCACAGCCCTTTTCAGTCctgagttaattttacattttggTTTACACCAACCAGCAGATTTAGTCCTGTGTCATCAGAACGGAAGTCTCTGGGCCCATCCCGTAGGTGTCCAGGCCTGCCTTCAATTTCCCTGGTCTATTTCTTGCTCAGGTCTCAactgttttccattttgttatcctttctcttcctgtatgGGACTCCTCATGTGTCCCCACTTCCATGATTTCTTGCTTGTTTTCAAATCTGCGTGCCTCACCCCTTTTCCTCCTTACTACGCCTGCCTTCCTGTTTCTACCTGGTCCCCCATGTCTCCGTCCCTCATGAGTGCCTTTCCCAGTTCTCCTCTTTCTGCCCTCTTGGTCCTGCAGTGAAGGATGCTGATGGGGTCCTCTGCCGCTACAAGAAGATCCTGGGCACCTTCCAGAAGCTGAAGAGCATGTCCAGAGCCTTCGAGCACCACCGTGTGGACAGGAACACCGTGGCGCTGACCACGCCCATCGCAGAGCTACTCATTGTGGCTCCCGAAAagctggctgaggtgggagagtTCGACCCGTCCAAGGAGCGCCTGCTAGAGTATTCCCGCcgctgcttcctggcactggacGACGAGACTCTCAAGAAGGTGCAGGCTCTCAAGAAGAGCAAGCTGCTCCTGCCCATCACCTACCGCTTCAAGCGGTGATGCCGCCGCCCCgcatgcctcccccccccccccccccccttcagaggtgttgccccccccccccccgtcccccccccccccccagcagactGCTGGCTAGGTCGGGCTTCCCGGGGCACCGCCAGGGCTAGAAGCCGCCCTTCCTGAGCACTGGGCCCTGTCTCTCGGCCGCACACACTAGGCACCCCATCTCCATTTCACCCCGCAGGGGCTGCCAGCTAGGCCTCCTTAGCCAGGAGTAGCCCACCTGCATCCCATGTGAAGACAGAGCATTATTCTGAGAGTTTAAATTAAAGAG comes from the Mus pahari chromosome 19, PAHARI_EIJ_v1.1, whole genome shotgun sequence genome and includes:
- the Ccdc106 gene encoding coiled-coil domain-containing protein 106 isoform X4 codes for the protein MSHDYILPETFKSNFPLNRLVILPYSRGTGTPPLQGLPTFGDLLLSSAPKGSVAGSAGSLLDMNDRNNRWRTMKDEETFEISIPFEEAPHLDSQILYSLSPSRRNVEEPPEGTSPTLALMSSVKAQLHMALERNSWLQKRIEDLEEERDFLRCQLDKFISSARMDAEDYCRMKPGPRRVDGDSRAGVGGEASEPESAASSFSGVSEDGSASERKRQKQKGSTGRRRFGKTKARERQRVKDADGVLCRYKKILGTFQKLKSMSRAFEHHRVDRNTVALTTPIAELLIVAPEKLAEVGEFDPSKERLLEYSRRCFLALDDETLKKVQALKKSKLLLPITYRFKR
- the Ccdc106 gene encoding coiled-coil domain-containing protein 106 isoform X1; translation: MTETTVGGQVRHLGTLSFPILGLTFRFPLSTGQLWSGVVYQVQATSGVTSAGLSAVKDEETFEISIPFEEAPHLDSQILYSLSPSRRNVEEPPEGTSPTLALMSSVKAQLHMALERNSWLQKRIEDLEEERDFLRCQLDKFISSARMDAEDYCRMKPGPRRVDGDSRAGVGGEASEPESAASSFSGVSEDGSASERKRQKQKGSTGRRRFGKTKARERQRVKDADGVLCRYKKILGTFQKLKSMSRAFEHHRVDRNTVALTTPIAELLIVAPEKLAEVGEFDPSKERLLEYSRRCFLALDDETLKKVQALKKSKLLLPITYRFKR
- the Ccdc106 gene encoding coiled-coil domain-containing protein 106 isoform X3 → MNDRNNRWRTKPPEGTSPTLALMSSVKAQLHMALERNSWLQKRIEDLEEERDFLRCQLDKFISSARMDAEDYCRMKPGPRRVDGDSRAGVGGEASEPESAASSFSGVSEDGSASERKRQKQKGSTGRRRFGKTKARERQRVKDADGVLCRYKKILGTFQKLKSMSRAFEHHRVDRNTVALTTPIAELLIVAPEKLAEVGEFDPSKERLLEYSRRCFLALDDETLKKVQALKKSKLLLPITYRFKR
- the Ccdc106 gene encoding coiled-coil domain-containing protein 106 isoform X2, producing MNDRNNRWRTMKDEETFEISIPFEEAPHLDSQILYSLSPSRRNVEEPPEGTSPTLALMSSVKAQLHMALERNSWLQKRIEDLEEERDFLRCQLDKFISSARMDAEDYCRMKPGPRRVDGDSRAGVGGEASEPESAASSFSGVSEDGSASERKRQKQKGSTGRRRFGKTKARERQRVKDADGVLCRYKKILGTFQKLKSMSRAFEHHRVDRNTVALTTPIAELLIVAPEKLAEVGEFDPSKERLLEYSRRCFLALDDETLKKVQALKKSKLLLPITYRFKR